ATCTTTACGCGGAAATCGATGTGGTGTGGCGGCGAATCACATGTGGAAggcatcaacatcttgcattGCCATggaaagtggctacagaaaatcgccttcgcttctttggtcatataccgaggagaccagcagatccATTCGTTCAACATGTTGTGAGGAGTTTGTCAGGTTCAACGGAAGTTCTctactgaggtggtgaaagaggacgtGAGAACACTCAGGCAGATCAGGCGAGACGTTGTAGGATATGGAAtaacgacgaatggattgattatGTGCAAGCTTTCGCAGAAGAACGAGAAGGTAGGGCAGAGCTATTTTCAACGatggcacacctcggcgaagatgcgggtcaTCGCGTCAAGCGATGGCATCAGttcgccgattaagtcaagtaagtaagtacTACACATATATGTGTTGctatagttggatcaaaacgacctgagcCTTGGTGTAGTTGCGCAGACGGCTGCATCTGAAGCGGCGCGATTGAGCTGACGGTTGCGAGCGATTCGGATCGCAAAGATGTGTCTATAACGAGTAAACTGTGCATGTAAGCTTTATGTAAGCATGTAAGCTCTAGCTTTAAGCGATCTATGATTTCTGTGACTTAGTCCTGCCCATACTTTTTCTTGACTAGAATGCTCTTGGTCTCTTCAAAATCTTCGTCCAGttcttacttcttttcttatatCACGTGGAATAAAAGTTGTGCCCTCCTTCTGCCTTTCGTTCTTCGATGACGtttcctttactttttgaTCTTCTCCTCAGTAATTTAGCTGGGATGCGGTGATGTGGGTTTTGCTGCAGTCGTTGATGTGGTGGACGGTTCGAGCCGAAGATTTAACATTCGTGCCGCTAAACAAGGAGTTTCTAGATCGATTACGTAACGAAACCTACTACAACCGTTACGCCACCCCCACGCAATATGATGGTAAGCCGTTTGCAAATAGCCGTAATACAGCATATACTTACTAACACCAAACGAAGAAGTTAATTATTCACCTAAAGCATTTGCCAAAGTTTATGTTTCCTTGCGTCGCATGGTTTGCTCCGCTAACTGATGGCATGCGGACATAACTAAGCGCTAGCTGGATAGCGTCGCAACTATTCGTAGcgaaataaaaacactaagaaGATTGTACGGTGGTAGTGTACCTTGCCAACTAGTGATTGCATGATTCATAATTGAGCTTAGCTATAATCTAGTGAATCTAGAGAAGTTACGCAAAAAGATCCTTAGATCTCTCTCAAAATATTCTTCCTCGGTAAGTTCAACAAAAAAGCACTTAAGCATCTCAACTAGTTCGATTTCATGCGTAATACtgggttgaggaataagtcgtATCCAAAGTCGTATCGCTTTTtgagtgtttttcttcaattagaaaatgcaaaaataaaagacatTGACAAATCTTGAAGATCTTCTAATCTCAAAGAGAGATTATCTTGaagggaatttttcttctttcacgaAATAGCACACTTTGAATCTTTTTGACTTTGTTAATTCTTAAATCTGAATGGAATGTCCAGGGGCAAAACTACAACATATTCTTATTCTACGTTTTCCATTAATCATGATTAAAGTCCCTAAAGCTGCTCTCGAGATTTGTGTTGTGTACGGAAAGCAATTGAGACATGAgaaatcctttgaaaaaaaaaaaacatgaaaaaatgcCAAGAAAGAACGttggaaaagttgaaaaagaattgCATGAGGCATCCAAGAACTCTTCGAATGAATATCATTGGTTAATttgtacttgttttttttagaaatgaaaaaaggaattttcccTCAGCCTATGCCATTTTATCGACCAGTGTCCAATTGTTCTTCCAAACTCCCATTTTTAAAACGAGAAGACGAACGGCGTGCGGTGCTTTCAAACATTGCTTCTTCTccataaaaaggataaatctCAGCTTTGGCAGTTCCACAGCCCCGATTAAATAAAAAGTACAAAGGTGTACAAAATGTTCTCCTTTCTCCCCTTTGAACTCTCTCTTGAAACATATGTAAGattcaaaaagaatgaatattCAAAGCATACCACcttgtaaaggaaaaaaatctcttgtaATAAATTCGGAAGATCTTGCCAACGCTTTTCACTGctacatttattttcaactAAAAAAGTGCAAACGACCTATTTCTcaataaaatccaaaaaaaaaaccgctgagAACCCAACATTCACCGCCTATTCGAGGGTTGGCGAATAAAAAAGTACGACGGCACATTTTCATACCTTATTCTAGCATACATCGAAATGCAAAGCTAGTAAAATTCTACTGTGAAGGTCCACACCTACCCATCGTTTAAAAACTTCAATCCACCAGACTCCTTTACACGCACCTTCTATTTTTGTCTTATGCAGAATATAAACACTAATTCTAGTTGTACTCGGAGTAGATGGCAAGTCCTAATCCATAATTTCTTCCATCtgtaaaaaacaaatctaagAACGCTAGGGTTAAGGACATGTTTGAAAACGATCAAATGGCCAGTGAAtacggaaaaagaaaagtagaacgAAAATAACGAAGAAGTAGTACAAGAATGGTAGTAATATTACCCTTGATGAACTTCATCTTCAGACAGATTTTCCGTATCCACTGGGttcattttattaatttgGTATACTATCATTGTTGATATGGAAGAAGCCAGTTCTGCTGCTTTTAATCAACAAATGGAATAGATAATAAGAAAAGGACTGTCTTTTTCAAATCACACTCTCAGCTATTCGCCTGGAACTTCCTAATAGCTCCAATGGTAAACTCATACCGTTTTCGATTATATTGCTCGAGGAGAAGTCACAAATTCTATGTAAAACGAGAATTCATCGTCAATTCCAAATGTCAAGACATATATTAGgttgaaaacgacatgaagcacggtgcagttgcgtaaacggttgcgctcggagcggtgcggcggagcgtagcaATTAGAATCTAGGAGAGACCCTCGCTGATACCAGCTTCCGCTGCCGATCTCGATGGTCCCTTCTCAATTCAAATCACTACCTCCACCGCACAGCCTCAAACGCATCCGCTTGCGCAACAGCACCGTGCTTCTtatcgttttgacctcacTAAAGTATGTACAGAAGGGGCagcaggaaaataaaaagaatataagCTGAAGGTTAAAGAAgtaatagaagaagaaagcaaaagttaagtaaaaaattaaaattctgtAGTTCCGTTTCAAATTGTGAACCGTTACGTTACTAAAGACACTTTTATTCCCGTTCATTCACTTCACCTTGTAACATGTTCAATGAAAAACTCATCAAAAATACACTCCTGCCTTTTTTCTGATCCTCAACCTTAACTTATTATACGCtaattcgtaatttttttagaCTACGTACGCGAACATGGATCAGGTAATTATCTGGTGTCTCATTGTCATCTAACTGCgttttgctttcatttcacTGGCTTTGCACTGTCATGCTCACTCGCCGTGACGTTGAATGGTTTAACGAAATCTAATGATATCCAAGTACTTCAACAGATGAACACTACCTTGTCTCTCGTGAAGAGAACAGCTAATTTCGTTCAACTTATTATCAGGATTGCGTCAGAACCTTcatctggcgttaattaagACCGAAGATGACGATTCTCCTGTAAAAGTAATTATTGCACCAAGAACTCCCCCTAAAAAAGTTTATGCATCGAACGTCTGAAGTATTTTCGTCTGCAGCTGCGTAATATCGACAACAAAGTTCTGCATAAACATATGGGGTAGTGCacagaaagtaagaaaatctGCTTGTAGAAGATGAGCATACATGTAAAAGTACTACAGTTTTgggaaataagaagaaaagttcaAACACAACAAAATGCACTATTCGGAGtgagatttgttttgtttcgcCTAATTGCACGATCAAgtagctttctttttttctacttcttattTTGGTGGTTGCATTTTAGAAACTAATCAATTAATCATTGTTGcttgaaattttcacaaagaaaagcaaaaaaaagttcgaataACAATTAAGTTCGAATAACTGACCTCTTATGAAAAAAGAGACCTAGGTCCGTACGCCCCTGAAATGTATCATTTGTTAACATCTACGAATTTCAAGATATTAGGTTTTGATATCCTTAAGAGAACACCCTAAATCTGAAAGCGAGATTTTAGTTAATAGAAGAAGAGCTCATACCTTTTGTATTTTCTGCTTCGAAGGATGTTTCTGACATAAAGTGCAGGTATTTTTCTATGCAAACATACAGTAAACATTTGCAGCGAGTTGGTAACACGAAGGTAGATGATGAAATCGTAGAAATGTGCAAATTTCATGAATTAATGTACGAACTTTCACCCGCTCCCCACCTATTTCTTTGCACCATTATACTATTGTTCAGAATTCGTCCTGACGGGAACTCTAACTCCACGTTGCAGAGCAGAATAAAACGCTTGTGTTAAAGTAAAAGCAACCTGACTTGTGGTGCAACCGCGTAGAGGGTTGCGACCGCGGCGTGACCCACGGCTACGCACCACAAGTCAAGATGTTTCGACTTGACACTAAATAAATGGTAGTCCACAAATTCGACCACCTGGAAATTTTCGTTGTAGGCGGCTACGTACGAAGTGTCGCGGTCGAGCTAccggctggaatcgaggtggtacCACTGTCAAGTGCAGCGATCAGATCAATgctgctagcaaaggtcccacatCTAcgctaaccgctacgctccaccgcaccgcttcgagcgcagccgcttacgcaagtgcatacagcgagcttcatgtcgtttttgacTGCAATATATCTGCTATTTGTCACCCCCAACTGTTCGTACAAGCTCAACTGCCGAATTCTAAGTGAAGCCAGAGCGATTAGGCGCTAAAATCTGCACGTATCTGGCTGCGTTATTGGTGTAATTTGCCATTTTTGCTATcataatttctgttttcattgTTCCGGCACATGAAATGAGAGGCAAATGCAAAACGTGCATTCGCAGAGTAGGCCCGAACTTGAAGTGCATGTGCACAACGATTCGATTAATatctatttaaaggcagtatcAAGAAATTGAGGATGTTGAGGCCTGTGTGGGACAATACAAAGTTTGGGTTCTatattacgagtatgagtagGATTACTCTCAAATCTCTCTAGTCgtgctgaaaaacggcgtggaaaacggTATTCTTCAACACGACTTGAGAGAGTTAAGAGTTTCTTCCTACGAAGCGTGTTAGAACGTCGTTGTACGCGCGCTatgtccacgagcgagcgttcgtattcaagtaaaaccaatgaataggctggcgAGAGAACCGGAACATGctcaaaggtggcgcgttctaacgtacctcgtagcgACTAATGCGGTTTCCACGCAGTTTTTAAGGACGATTAGATGGAATTGAGTGTGGTTGCGCTCATACTTataatctacaactcgaacCCTATATTGTCCCTCAGagacctcaacatcgtcaaagTCGTGATAAAGTGTCTTTAATGCACCCCAACACGCCGTCGGTGAACTGAaagcatgctttttttttgaagaacctTCCATCTCAACTCATCACAGCTTAACGGGACCAAATTTTTCTTGCAGGAATTCCAACAAATGTTTCGCTATCGATGTTCATCGAAGGGATGTCCTCATTCAGTGCACAAACCATGGACTACCATTTAGACATGTATTTTCAACAGGCTAGTACTGCTTTCCGTGATTTTGTGAATGTTCCTCACGCGGATACACTAAAGATTCAGGAATGGTATGACCACCGATTGCAGCACAACAACACCGCTCCAATTTTGGTGAAAGATAAAAGGGTGTTTCGAGAGATGTGGCATCCAGACGTCTACTTCGCAAACGCAAAATCAGCATCATTCCAGGTTTGTCCAGCTATTAATCTACAGCTacaaattacgaaaaaaaatgtagttgggtggGTTGGGGGATGGGGGTGGTTAGGGGGGACTAGATAGGGGACCCAACTAGATTTCACCCCAAATTACTTCCAGTCTgaagccaaaaaaaaccttggtAAATAATGAAAGTGAGTACCATAACAAGTCCGcaacttccaaaaaagaaaggaaattgttGAGGCAGCTGcttgaagaaaaggaagaaatatatAGGAGAAAGTTGAGCACTATATGTACCTGAGACTTACCAAATATGGATGTAAGTCAGAACAAATCTCCTcgccttctttttctttccgccAATCTCAAACCAAGGGAGAATCAATGGGGAAAATGAAGGAGAGGAACCATGTAAAAAAGGACAAAgaagaaatacagaaaagaaaaagcagtaGTACGTGCACGCTTCATAGTCGAGTcaagcgacatgaagctcggtgcaattgcgtacgcggttaCGTCCAAAGCGACGCGGTGAAGCCACAAgtcggaatcgaggtgggaccatcgcgaactgaaGCGATGAAGGCTGCTAAAGACCCCCTCAGTCCGAACCGCTACGGTCCACCgagccgcttcgagcgcatcagcttacgtggctGTACCGAGCCTCAggcggttttgaaccgactataccAACGTGTGCAGGGCAGCCCACGAAAATTCTACTAGGTAGGAAAAATCTAGTCGGATTCTTTAGAGTACTGTATAAGGCGTATGTTAAGAGCGCTAACGTTACGTTTGAGCGCATTATATAATAAACAGAAGAAGTGGGAGAAATTTCCACGGATTACTCTTTGCTGAAGAGTTCATGCTCTTTACAAAGGTAGTCAACTGCaaattttcacgaaattcCTTCAATTCCAAAGAGCAGAAGTTCGTATAAGTCAGGGAAATCGGCTGCTCGGAAGAAGTTCGTATCTGTAGTGCCGAATGTTTCACTCATTTGGTTCATAACAGATAGATAAAAGCAAAGAGAAGAGATGCAAAGGAGTAAacgagaggtttttttttctatccgaGCGTTTTAATTCGCTACTGACTGCTGCCTAAGGTCCATCCAGACTATCTAAATTATATAGGAAGTACTGAAATCTGCTATGCTGCTGTAATTTCAGGAAGTCACCGATGACAACTTTCTCATATGGGTCTACCCAGATGGACGGGTTTGGTATGATACCAGAATTTCAGTTGTAAGCCCTATATCATATATGTTACGATTATATTAATTACGAATGGATTATGAAGTCCCATTAATCTCGTTTGTTTTTAGGTTGTTTCTTGTAACATGGATTTGTGGAAATATCCCCTTGATTCGCAGGAATGTCCTCTTCGTGTGTTATCTTGTAAGTTTAATATTTAGATTaaatctatttcattcttatttttgcaCCTATGAGTTCTAGTACGTTTAAACCTTTTTGCATCGAGATTTTACTGGCTTAACTCTACATTTTGGTGTTTTACACTCTTCAGATGCGTACCCAGAATCTGTTTTGCGCTTAGTCTGGTCAGCAAAAGAAGACGTTCTGCCCGTCGATCGGAATCCAGAAATTACTATGCCTGATATGCAGCTCAAAGATATTCGAACTGGTTACTGTAACGGGACATATGCAACCGGTAAGTAgctcttttcatttattggTCCATTGTCAGGTGAAACGAGTTTTTTATCCGATACGGTGTCGAGAAATTGGCACCTGttttgtttgggaggataaaaaaccgGATTGGTACATCGGGTGGTTTCTTTAAGTCATTGTCTAAGCCGTATATTTGTTCATAAACTTCagtgattttgaattgaactcGGTCGTTTCGTCATTAAAGGATTAATCAACGTAAAGCAAGCTTTCTCTTATCCTCTACTTATAGGTTCATAGCCTGATGGACTACTCGATGGATTAAACTCCATCAGTACAATTTCTTATA
This window of the Necator americanus strain Aroian chromosome III, whole genome shotgun sequence genome carries:
- a CDS encoding hypothetical protein (NECATOR_CHRIII.G13083.T1) — translated: MPVVASITNEVKLRVYLSAIRPIVTYGSEAWAIQSTLMEELDCMERKLCRRLVGYFWLRVCHHEYLYAEIDVVWRRITCGRHQHLALPWKVATENRLRFFGHIPRRPADPFVQHVVRSLSGSTEVLY
- a CDS encoding hypothetical protein (NECATOR_CHRIII.G13085.T1), with the translated sequence MEGSSKKKHAFSSPTACWGALKTLYHDFDDVEVSEGQYRKHPSKQKIQKGRTDLGLFFHKRRIVIFGLN